A single genomic interval of Metasolibacillus fluoroglycofenilyticus harbors:
- a CDS encoding YbaK/EbsC family protein, whose translation MASERVHTYLQTHQYAEQILTFSESTATVEQAAKALNVIPARIAKTLAFYTSEGTAFLVVAAGDAKIDNAAFKIAFHVKAKMLSPDDVLTYTGHPVGGVCPFALATNIPVYLDISLQRFTTVFPACGTANSAIELTCEQLQQLSNAKDWVNVCKAWDSEVNQ comes from the coding sequence ATGGCAAGCGAGCGTGTGCATACATATTTGCAAACACATCAATATGCTGAACAAATTTTAACATTTTCTGAATCAACGGCGACAGTCGAGCAAGCAGCAAAAGCTTTAAATGTTATTCCAGCGAGAATCGCAAAAACATTAGCCTTTTACACGTCAGAAGGTACGGCATTTTTAGTAGTCGCAGCTGGAGACGCAAAAATTGATAATGCAGCTTTTAAGATAGCTTTTCATGTAAAAGCAAAAATGCTTAGTCCTGATGATGTTTTAACATATACAGGACATCCAGTAGGAGGCGTATGCCCATTCGCGTTAGCAACAAATATACCTGTCTATTTGGATATTTCATTGCAGCGTTTTACAACTGTTTTTCCTGCATGTGGCACAGCAAATTCAGCGATTGAACTAACATGCGAGCAGCTACAGCAACTTTCAAATGCGAAAGATTGGGTGAATGTTTGTAAAGCATGGGATTCGGAAGTAAATCAATAA
- a CDS encoding VOC family protein, protein MYELDHIVHFVDKPERTMEEMQAHGFHAVQGGQHKQWGTYNTLSYFDLTYIEWIGINDESQFAIAAQKPYTLHETYEKKGRKNGFARIAIRTTTIERDAEMFRKAGLEVNGPEHFSRTRPDGTVIGWQLLHIGHPEQRFDFPFFIQWDLANEERRAEYREQNIIAPHPKGDMKLTEVAYLVNRLDFIKQLQQLGQLQAEEQFDEQLNAIKYTLYLQNASIVCYCAQGEGVIWDAMLADGLGIHTVLFEGATEQQTIVCENATYVMK, encoded by the coding sequence ATGTATGAGTTAGACCATATTGTTCATTTTGTAGATAAGCCAGAACGGACAATGGAAGAGATGCAAGCACACGGTTTTCACGCAGTACAAGGTGGACAGCATAAGCAATGGGGAACATACAATACGTTAAGCTATTTCGATTTAACATATATTGAGTGGATTGGTATTAATGATGAGTCACAGTTTGCCATTGCTGCACAAAAACCTTATACATTGCATGAAACATATGAGAAAAAGGGACGGAAAAATGGCTTTGCTCGCATTGCGATTCGAACAACAACAATTGAGCGAGATGCGGAGATGTTTCGCAAGGCAGGACTAGAGGTAAATGGTCCTGAACATTTTTCACGTACAAGACCAGATGGTACGGTGATTGGTTGGCAGTTACTTCATATCGGTCATCCTGAGCAACGTTTTGACTTCCCATTTTTCATTCAATGGGATTTGGCGAACGAGGAGCGTCGTGCTGAATATAGAGAGCAAAATATTATCGCTCCACATCCTAAAGGTGATATGAAACTAACAGAGGTCGCTTATTTAGTGAATCGTCTCGATTTTATCAAGCAGCTACAGCAATTAGGTCAATTGCAGGCAGAAGAACAGTTTGATGAGCAACTGAATGCAATCAAATATACACTTTATTTACAAAATGCAAGCATTGTTTGCTACTGCGCGCAAGGCGAAGGAGTCATTTGGGATGCTATGTTAGCCGACGGATTAGGCATTCATACGGTTCTCTTTGAAGGAGCTACAGAGCAGCAAACGATTGTTTGTGAAAATGCAACGTATGTTATGAAATAA
- a CDS encoding cold-shock protein, giving the protein MHQGKVKWFNNEKGYGFIECTNGEDVFVHFTGIIGEGFRQLEEGQDVAFEIVEGNRGPQAANVSKL; this is encoded by the coding sequence ATGCATCAAGGAAAGGTCAAATGGTTTAATAACGAAAAAGGTTATGGCTTTATTGAATGTACGAACGGTGAGGATGTTTTCGTTCATTTCACCGGCATCATCGGAGAAGGCTTCCGTCAATTAGAAGAAGGACAAGACGTAGCATTTGAAATTGTAGAAGGCAACCGAGGACCGCAGGCAGCAAACGTCTCTAAATTATAA
- a CDS encoding formate--tetrahydrofolate ligase — protein MTLTKYLSDLEIANNAKMQPITDIAKKAGIPEQAIEQYGRYKAKIDVNHIASTKTGKVVLVTATSPTPAGEGKSTVTVGLADALQQLSKNVMVALREPSLGPVMGVKGGATGGGYAQVVPMEDINLHFTGDLHAITTANNALAAFIDNHIHQGNELNIDPRRIIWKRVLDLNDRALRKVTIGLGGPLQGVPREDGFDITVASEIMAIFCLATSIDDLKKRLANIVIGYTYKREPVFVHQLGVEGALTLLLKEAFKPNLVQTLGGTPALIHGGPFANIAHGCNSVIATQTARKLADIVVTEAGFGADLGAEKFMNIKARQSGISPDAVVIVTTIRALKMHGGVAKADLQTENAQAVSQGIANLARHIESVRAFGVEPVIALNRFVTDSEAELAVVLTWAKDNAVRIARTNVWEEGGEGGIELANEVLQVLETTQNFHHLYDLSETVEQKITTIVQKVYGGVGVQLTDSAKKQLVQIEKLGWDVLPICMAKTQYSLSDQPTLLGRPENFMITIREIVPKLGAGFLVCLTGEIMTMPGLPKEPAALKMNVAADGHAEGLF, from the coding sequence ATGACACTGACAAAGTATTTATCCGATTTAGAAATTGCTAATAACGCAAAAATGCAACCTATTACTGATATTGCGAAGAAAGCTGGCATCCCAGAGCAGGCGATTGAGCAATATGGTCGCTACAAGGCAAAAATCGACGTAAATCATATTGCGTCTACGAAAACAGGGAAGGTTGTGCTTGTGACAGCAACAAGTCCAACGCCTGCTGGAGAAGGGAAGTCTACTGTGACAGTTGGACTAGCAGATGCGTTGCAGCAATTAAGTAAAAATGTGATGGTCGCATTGCGTGAGCCTTCATTAGGACCTGTAATGGGTGTAAAAGGAGGCGCGACAGGTGGCGGTTATGCACAAGTTGTACCAATGGAAGATATTAACTTGCACTTTACTGGCGACCTGCATGCAATTACAACAGCAAACAATGCGCTCGCAGCATTTATCGATAATCATATCCATCAAGGAAATGAATTAAACATTGACCCACGTCGTATTATTTGGAAGCGCGTGTTAGATTTAAACGACCGCGCGTTACGCAAAGTGACAATTGGCTTAGGCGGACCATTACAAGGTGTTCCGCGTGAGGACGGATTTGATATTACAGTGGCATCTGAGATAATGGCTATTTTTTGTCTAGCAACGAGCATTGATGATTTGAAAAAGAGATTGGCTAATATTGTTATTGGCTACACATATAAGCGCGAGCCTGTATTTGTCCATCAATTAGGTGTGGAAGGTGCGCTAACATTATTATTAAAGGAAGCATTTAAGCCGAATTTAGTGCAAACACTTGGCGGTACACCTGCTTTAATTCATGGTGGGCCATTTGCCAATATTGCGCATGGCTGTAACTCTGTTATCGCAACACAAACAGCGCGTAAACTAGCTGATATCGTCGTAACAGAGGCTGGTTTTGGAGCGGATTTAGGTGCGGAAAAATTTATGAACATTAAAGCACGTCAAAGTGGTATCTCACCAGATGCGGTTGTTATCGTTACAACTATTCGTGCATTAAAAATGCATGGCGGTGTCGCAAAAGCGGATTTACAAACGGAAAATGCACAGGCAGTATCACAAGGAATTGCCAACTTAGCTCGTCATATTGAAAGCGTTCGTGCATTTGGTGTAGAGCCTGTTATTGCGTTAAATCGCTTCGTAACAGATTCAGAGGCTGAATTAGCCGTCGTTCTAACTTGGGCGAAGGACAATGCCGTGCGCATCGCTCGGACAAATGTTTGGGAGGAAGGCGGAGAAGGTGGTATCGAGCTCGCGAATGAAGTATTGCAAGTGCTTGAAACAACCCAAAACTTCCATCATTTATATGATTTATCTGAAACAGTGGAACAAAAAATTACAACAATCGTACAAAAAGTATATGGTGGTGTCGGTGTTCAATTAACGGATAGCGCCAAAAAGCAGCTTGTACAAATTGAAAAACTTGGTTGGGATGTACTACCTATCTGCATGGCGAAAACACAGTATTCGCTATCAGACCAACCGACTTTACTAGGACGACCGGAAAACTTTATGATTACCATTCGCGAAATCGTGCCAAAATTAGGTGCGGGCTTCTTAGTATGTCTAACAGGCGAAATTATGACGATGCCGGGCTTACCAAAAGAGCCAGCAGCGTTAAAAATGAATGTAGCAGCAGATGGGCATGCAGAAGGATTGTTTTAA
- a CDS encoding HD domain-containing protein, whose protein sequence is MSVIAKCKELVQQIYEQMDASHDFQHIERVMMNAEAILQTERAADAKIVKLAVYLHDVSDAKYAKDKSAQNAILEQLSITATERKHIEDIIESVSFSGGNSLEAKTIEAKIVRDADRLDAIGAVGIARTFAYGGAKGRKLYDDAEQARIHMTADEYRAKSTASVTHFYEKLLLLKDLMVTAKGREMAEARHRFMEQFLQQLTKEKNGDA, encoded by the coding sequence ATGAGTGTGATTGCAAAGTGTAAAGAGCTCGTACAACAAATATATGAGCAAATGGATGCAAGCCATGATTTTCAGCATATCGAGCGGGTTATGATGAATGCGGAAGCCATTTTGCAAACAGAGAGGGCTGCGGATGCAAAAATCGTCAAGTTAGCCGTGTATCTACACGATGTAAGCGATGCAAAATATGCTAAGGATAAATCGGCGCAAAATGCTATTTTAGAGCAGCTGTCTATAACAGCTACTGAACGCAAGCATATCGAGGATATTATTGAATCAGTGTCATTTAGCGGTGGGAATTCACTTGAAGCAAAAACAATTGAGGCAAAAATTGTGCGTGATGCCGACCGTTTAGACGCGATTGGCGCTGTCGGCATCGCTCGCACATTTGCCTATGGCGGTGCAAAAGGGCGCAAGCTGTACGACGATGCAGAGCAAGCGCGCATCCACATGACAGCGGATGAATATCGTGCAAAATCAACAGCATCTGTCACCCATTTTTATGAAAAGCTGTTGTTATTAAAAGATTTAATGGTAACCGCAAAAGGTCGTGAAATGGCTGAGGCCCGCCATCGTTTTATGGAGCAATTTTTACAGCAGCTAACGAAAGAAAAAAACGGAGATGCCTAA
- a CDS encoding Crp/Fnr family transcriptional regulator: protein MHNLFKQFSILYNESIPIESLNKTEFRTFEKGGAILLAGEEVDGLYFLISGSYNVLSPEINGKELLLRKCTPPSIAGDIELFQNCRIQSNCIANDNCIFLFISQQSYEQTFKFDASFTQLLLEELTFKLKTCTTLSRVNALSSVAVKLAAYLCTIESAEASNDYLKVQSLQEIAALIGTTNRHINRVLHQWAEQHIIERNHNSIKITNWQAIQTLSENIRFE from the coding sequence ATGCATAATCTGTTTAAACAATTTTCTATACTTTACAATGAATCAATTCCAATTGAAAGCCTAAATAAAACTGAATTCCGAACATTTGAAAAGGGGGGAGCGATATTACTGGCTGGTGAAGAAGTAGATGGCCTCTATTTTTTGATTTCTGGAAGCTATAACGTATTGAGCCCAGAGATTAATGGAAAAGAGCTGTTACTCCGAAAATGTACTCCTCCCTCTATTGCAGGTGATATTGAGCTATTTCAAAACTGTCGTATTCAATCAAATTGTATTGCAAATGACAATTGTATTTTTTTATTTATCTCTCAGCAATCATATGAACAAACTTTTAAATTTGATGCAAGCTTTACACAGCTACTGCTTGAAGAGCTAACATTCAAATTGAAAACATGCACGACGTTATCGCGTGTTAATGCGCTCTCTTCTGTTGCGGTAAAGCTTGCTGCGTATTTATGTACAATTGAATCAGCAGAGGCCTCAAATGACTATTTGAAGGTGCAAAGCCTTCAGGAAATTGCCGCTTTAATCGGTACAACGAATCGCCATATTAATCGCGTTCTCCATCAATGGGCAGAACAGCATATCATTGAAAGAAATCATAATTCTATCAAAATCACTAATTGGCAAGCAATACAAACGCTCTCGGAAAATATTCGATTCGAATAA
- a CDS encoding HAD-IIB family hydrolase, translated as MYFVFDVDGTISFDGETISEEIQQAILLLMEAGHNVVFASARPIRDLLPILPKNFHKCRLIGGNGAFIKAREKVEAIYFEQMTTEKLLQIIRRYQLTYLADGDWDFAYTGDVAHPIYKRIHFQAAKNLRLDELRQICKLVLFDVPDEAKHMLLKLPLSVSQYVSENILDVSPLGVHKARGLRQLGIDSFIAFGNDMNDRTLFEAAQYSVCVGEGEVSKFASIVITKNQVANTIRQFANKEMNGGIEQ; from the coding sequence ATGTATTTTGTATTTGATGTAGATGGAACGATTTCCTTTGATGGAGAAACGATTAGTGAAGAAATCCAGCAGGCGATTTTGCTGTTAATGGAGGCAGGCCATAACGTTGTATTTGCCTCCGCGCGTCCGATTCGCGACCTTTTACCTATACTGCCTAAAAACTTTCATAAATGTCGTTTAATTGGTGGAAATGGTGCATTTATAAAAGCTCGGGAAAAGGTGGAAGCCATCTATTTTGAACAAATGACGACAGAGAAGCTTCTACAAATAATTAGACGCTATCAATTAACGTATTTAGCAGATGGCGATTGGGATTTTGCTTATACGGGGGATGTAGCTCATCCAATTTACAAACGAATTCATTTTCAAGCAGCAAAGAATTTAAGGCTTGATGAATTACGGCAAATTTGCAAGCTCGTTTTATTTGATGTACCAGATGAGGCAAAGCATATGCTATTAAAACTGCCTTTATCTGTTTCGCAATATGTGTCAGAAAACATTCTTGATGTTAGCCCTTTAGGTGTACATAAAGCAAGAGGTTTGCGGCAACTTGGCATTGATAGTTTTATAGCATTCGGTAACGATATGAATGATCGCACCTTATTTGAGGCGGCGCAGTATAGCGTTTGCGTAGGGGAGGGGGAAGTATCAAAATTTGCTTCAATCGTTATAACTAAAAATCAGGTAGCAAATACAATTCGACAATTTGCTAATAAAGAAATGAATGGGGGAATTGAGCAATGA
- a CDS encoding S66 family peptidase, giving the protein MIIPEKLKIGDEIRVIAPSRSMKILGDEGVRRAVHTLESMGFKVSFGEHTNACDSQNSSSIAQRVADIHSAFANKNIKAILTAIGGFNSNELLPYLDYELIAENPKILCGYSDITALATAIHKRCQFITYSGPHFSSFQMKGLQAYQTKYFEQCFMNEEAYDIVPSGKWSDDLWFLDQDNRQYEETEWKVYTEGQAQGKLYGGNLCTLNLLQGTQYMPDLNDCILFIEDDEMTIPETFARDLTSLLQVSKNVNALLIGRFQRESKITKEQLHFILDKHPLLQGIPVMYDVDFGHTQPIMTLPIGGEVAIDTMNKKISVMRF; this is encoded by the coding sequence ATGATAATACCAGAGAAATTGAAAATTGGGGATGAAATTCGTGTGATTGCGCCTAGTAGAAGCATGAAAATATTAGGTGATGAAGGGGTAAGAAGGGCTGTGCATACACTAGAAAGTATGGGCTTTAAGGTGAGCTTTGGGGAGCATACGAATGCCTGTGATTCTCAAAATTCTTCTTCCATTGCGCAGCGGGTGGCTGATATTCATTCGGCATTTGCTAATAAAAATATTAAAGCTATTTTGACCGCAATTGGCGGTTTTAATAGCAATGAGCTACTACCGTATTTAGATTATGAATTAATTGCGGAAAACCCAAAAATATTATGTGGCTACAGTGATATTACAGCACTTGCAACTGCAATACATAAAAGATGCCAATTTATCACTTATTCAGGCCCACATTTTTCAAGCTTTCAAATGAAAGGCTTACAAGCATATCAAACGAAGTATTTTGAACAATGTTTTATGAATGAGGAGGCTTATGACATTGTTCCATCTGGAAAATGGAGCGATGATTTATGGTTTTTAGACCAAGACAATCGCCAATATGAGGAAACAGAATGGAAGGTATACACAGAGGGACAAGCACAAGGTAAATTATATGGGGGCAATCTTTGTACACTCAATTTGCTGCAAGGCACACAGTATATGCCTGACTTAAATGATTGTATTTTATTTATTGAAGATGATGAAATGACAATTCCAGAAACTTTTGCGCGCGATTTAACTTCGCTGTTACAAGTGTCAAAGAATGTAAACGCATTGTTAATTGGTCGTTTCCAAAGGGAAAGTAAAATAACAAAGGAGCAGCTTCATTTTATTTTAGATAAGCACCCGTTATTGCAGGGGATTCCTGTTATGTATGATGTCGATTTCGGACACACACAGCCAATTATGACCTTGCCAATTGGCGGAGAAGTTGCCATTGATACGATGAATAAAAAAATCTCAGTCATGCGTTTTTAA
- a CDS encoding ABC-F family ATP-binding cassette domain-containing protein, translating into MSHLIVSNLTKTVGDKTLFNNIEFTIYEGERAGLIGINGTGKSTLLSILAKVQEADQMELDHPNKYRIAYLQQDPTFAQGETVLQAVFAGDSPVLQLNRTYEEALAKLAAEPTNETLQKQLFHLQQRMDAEGAWDVNALAKQALTKLGIDMFERAVTELSGGQQKRVALARVLIEPADLYLLDEPTNHLDIESTEWLQEMVTRLKGAVIFITHDRYFLDEVATHIYELADQTLYRHTGNYADYLEAKALREEMSAATQAKLRNRYRNELKWIRRGAKARTTKQKARIQRFEELDEKIDRTQEDANLEMALATTRLGKKVLEAESISKQFAERVILQDFSFLIQQGDRIGIIGANGHGKSTLLNILAGELEPDKGEVVVGTTVKRLHFKQALPKMNEQQRMIEYVREASNDITDADGVRFSAAQMLERFLFPLHTHGTPIGKLSGGERKRLHLLRLLMEQPNVLLLDEPTNDLDIETLGVLEDFIEQFPGVVITISHDRFFLDRIAKKLWILDGKGQVEESLMLYSEYLIHSAKEQQQAQKEVKQDKTKQEKVKQEKKKLSFKEQKEWETIAANIEKIEQQIMETEDGIATAGADFTKLQELTQKLDELNAIYEQLIERWSYLDEIVNG; encoded by the coding sequence ATGAGTCATTTAATCGTATCGAATTTAACGAAAACGGTAGGCGATAAAACTTTATTTAACAATATTGAATTCACTATATACGAAGGGGAGCGTGCGGGGTTAATTGGCATTAATGGTACAGGGAAATCGACGCTGCTATCCATTTTGGCGAAGGTGCAAGAGGCAGACCAAATGGAGCTTGACCATCCGAATAAATACCGCATTGCATACTTACAGCAAGACCCGACGTTTGCACAAGGTGAAACCGTTTTACAGGCAGTGTTTGCTGGCGATTCTCCAGTGCTTCAATTAAATCGTACATATGAGGAGGCTCTTGCTAAATTAGCCGCAGAGCCAACAAATGAAACACTGCAAAAGCAACTGTTCCACTTGCAGCAGCGCATGGATGCTGAAGGGGCATGGGATGTCAATGCGCTTGCCAAGCAAGCATTGACGAAATTAGGAATTGATATGTTTGAGCGTGCTGTGACAGAGCTATCGGGAGGTCAGCAGAAGCGTGTGGCACTTGCACGCGTCCTAATTGAGCCGGCTGATTTATATTTACTTGACGAGCCGACGAACCATTTAGATATTGAATCGACTGAATGGCTACAGGAAATGGTAACACGTTTAAAGGGAGCGGTGATTTTCATTACCCATGACCGCTACTTTTTAGATGAGGTAGCAACGCATATTTATGAGCTAGCTGACCAAACACTGTATCGTCATACAGGGAATTATGCCGATTATCTAGAGGCGAAAGCATTGCGTGAGGAAATGTCAGCAGCGACGCAGGCAAAATTGCGTAACCGCTATCGCAATGAGCTGAAATGGATTCGCCGTGGTGCAAAAGCTAGAACGACAAAGCAAAAGGCTCGTATTCAGCGATTTGAGGAGCTTGATGAAAAAATCGACCGCACGCAAGAGGATGCTAATTTAGAAATGGCACTTGCGACAACACGTTTAGGTAAAAAAGTATTAGAGGCGGAAAGTATTTCGAAGCAGTTTGCTGAGCGCGTTATTTTACAGGACTTTAGCTTTTTAATCCAACAAGGTGACCGCATTGGAATAATCGGTGCTAACGGTCATGGTAAATCGACATTGCTCAATATTTTAGCAGGGGAGCTTGAGCCAGATAAAGGCGAGGTTGTTGTAGGCACTACTGTTAAGCGACTCCATTTTAAACAGGCGTTACCGAAAATGAACGAGCAGCAACGAATGATTGAATATGTGCGTGAAGCATCTAATGATATTACTGATGCGGATGGTGTTCGCTTTAGCGCGGCACAAATGTTAGAGCGCTTTTTATTCCCTCTCCATACGCATGGTACGCCAATTGGCAAGCTTTCAGGTGGAGAGCGTAAACGTCTACATTTGCTACGTCTTTTAATGGAACAGCCAAATGTCCTTTTACTCGATGAGCCAACAAATGATTTAGACATTGAAACGCTCGGCGTGCTCGAGGACTTTATTGAGCAATTCCCTGGCGTAGTCATTACAATTTCTCATGACCGCTTTTTCTTAGATCGCATTGCTAAAAAGCTGTGGATTTTAGATGGTAAAGGGCAAGTCGAAGAAAGCTTAATGCTTTATTCGGAGTACTTAATACACAGTGCAAAAGAGCAGCAGCAAGCGCAAAAAGAAGTGAAGCAGGATAAAACGAAGCAAGAAAAAGTGAAGCAGGAAAAGAAAAAACTAAGCTTTAAAGAGCAAAAAGAATGGGAAACAATTGCCGCAAATATTGAAAAGATAGAGCAGCAAATTATGGAGACGGAAGATGGTATTGCGACAGCAGGTGCTGATTTTACGAAATTGCAGGAGCTCACGCAAAAGCTAGATGAATTAAATGCAATATATGAGCAATTAATTGAACGCTGGAGTTACTTAGATGAAATTGTCAATGGATAG
- a CDS encoding conserved virulence factor C family protein — MKIVTIEPTPSPNSMKIVIDQELPFGKSFNYTKDNIAEAPAYIQAIFAVDGVKGIYHVADFLAIERNAKFAWENILSSIRIALGENDTTNTVENQAVSHFGEVYVHVQMFKGLPLQVKAFDSEGEVRLSTGDAYSAAFQHIQTKDSDENYIFLRKWVDYGVRYGDKQEVAENVLQEVWATYPTERIDEIVEAANNKANYTPAPREKITLAQLQQTEDWQQRFQLLDQMPDPNVEDIEMLSFALKDDQMAIRRLATVYLGMIEDVAVVPALEQALQDKSAAVRRTAGDCMSDLGFVEFEQAMITALQDKNKLVRWRAAMFLYETGTTSSLQALQNAANDVEFEVKLQVKMAIARIEQGEEAKGSVWKQMTEIRSND, encoded by the coding sequence ATGAAAATTGTTACGATTGAACCAACACCAAGTCCCAATTCAATGAAAATTGTAATTGACCAAGAGCTACCATTTGGTAAAAGCTTTAACTATACGAAGGATAATATTGCAGAAGCACCAGCTTATATTCAGGCTATTTTTGCTGTTGATGGCGTGAAGGGGATTTATCATGTGGCGGATTTTTTAGCAATAGAGCGCAATGCTAAATTTGCTTGGGAAAATATTTTATCGAGTATTCGTATTGCATTAGGCGAAAACGATACGACAAATACTGTAGAAAATCAAGCGGTCAGCCATTTTGGAGAAGTATATGTCCATGTACAAATGTTTAAAGGGTTGCCATTGCAAGTAAAGGCCTTTGATAGCGAAGGTGAGGTGCGCCTTTCTACAGGGGATGCTTACTCAGCAGCTTTTCAGCATATCCAAACAAAGGATAGTGATGAAAACTATATTTTCTTGCGTAAATGGGTAGATTATGGTGTGCGTTACGGCGATAAACAAGAAGTAGCGGAAAATGTGCTACAAGAAGTATGGGCGACATATCCGACAGAGCGTATTGATGAAATTGTAGAGGCTGCAAACAATAAGGCGAACTATACACCAGCACCTCGCGAAAAGATAACTTTGGCACAACTACAGCAAACAGAGGATTGGCAACAACGCTTTCAATTGCTTGACCAAATGCCAGACCCCAATGTGGAAGATATCGAAATGCTGAGCTTTGCATTAAAGGATGACCAAATGGCCATCCGACGTTTAGCAACGGTCTATCTTGGCATGATTGAAGATGTGGCTGTCGTACCAGCACTTGAGCAGGCTTTGCAAGATAAAAGTGCTGCAGTGCGACGCACAGCGGGAGATTGCATGAGTGATTTAGGCTTTGTTGAATTTGAACAAGCAATGATTACCGCTCTACAAGATAAAAACAAGCTAGTGCGCTGGCGTGCAGCAATGTTCTTATATGAAACAGGTACAACAAGCTCATTGCAGGCATTACAAAATGCAGCAAACGATGTGGAATTTGAAGTGAAGCTTCAAGTGAAAATGGCAATTGCACGAATTGAGCAAGGTGAAGAAGCGAAAGGCTCTGTTTGGAAACAAATGACGGAGATTCGTTCAAATGATTAA